The Synchiropus splendidus isolate RoL2022-P1 chromosome 1, RoL_Sspl_1.0, whole genome shotgun sequence genome includes a window with the following:
- the nwd1 gene encoding NACHT domain- and WD repeat-containing protein 1: MEGTCASEKITGRSLQDFLRGQRIQTTGSNMIRVFISSTFTDMSSERKVLLERAFPQVQAFCRSLGLLFEAVDLRWGLRSITPGDHEACEVFIEEIERCRRLSAGPSFVALLGNRYGHRALPLVIPEKLLEVLLATLSKSPDGVKHLTQWFWKDENAIPPVYVLQPISTHFSHYSDLRPESAMHREQDVTLWRLAETQLLKLLRSAASDAEAAGDITVEQKQVFFTSVLEREFDLGLSNKDGKPPALLFVREIPKQRVRDGPKRLAKFMDVTLDGLLDMEAQGLLANLKSRLYTDSKNILNLHCVELNKGSIDPKRKEHVQYLDSFCEDFVSQMKSRIEAGFGRAEGPRWGNMEENGEGVADRLVEEVGWHMSLCSELCRGLHGREGLLGKLCLAMWESTNSRHSPLVVHGGAGMGKSALLCKLAQEMQTVLEAKTIVVIRLLSIGDPQRPDVDVLLRSICSQICLTCGLVPPSCRTANTHLDLVGFFHDTLEQVSQRGQSLLIILDSIDLLSEHHHGHKLHWMPNSVPPNIHLVVSMDTNSEVFVNVRLKLKTLDGFFEVERLSRDEGNLITDSYLRAYRRTLTSEQREAVLQRFDATGSPLHLTLMLFVAKRWASTTPIKDLHLGANVQEMVSQFFVMMEEKHGRELVGGALGYIALSRDGLLEAELRDILSLDNDILSEVYKYSLPPTPSLIRFPPLILACMRKDLDDLLEERWRCGVAALTLKSRRVREAVCARYLTSERRGKSLSTLAEYFQGRWSGKLKPVSLPGLSLLLSDRKVPPQPLWFAPGLVNVRKLQELPHHLLHAGLWEELRQDVISSAEWLYCKSKLCGVASVIHDLDHSSRYMDCAETGLIRDTLLLIKPSLDYLDGHMDMVFFFSELLARLSSLATPFPSMIGRLCSQCEEWLLTCSEPILIPKCSFLPAAGGALQHTMNGPHTGVLCLDLSVEAKLLVVGSEDGLIAVWSLADRFLIQVLRGHTAAVLCLKLTDGATNCLSLSADGSLRRWSLNDGQQLLCIQEAVSVDPVPTWVHLHHLGQLLCVHTRTEAKILQLDSGLVLNHLEGSEVLGVLNDSVFVLSNYGRVTITNLNNKTLDVHLENCHGSVTPAASVTLPRRGKVFVVSKEGVLYQISSRGRHTTSEFPLIPSLLSVSQEEKILLAGSDQTLSLFNINSDSVDKFLNLQHDDVVLSAQVTADCRQLVSGAADQLIRIWSVTTGALLDCLCGSNVPVTSLFLYDGFILSASSSDSCVHMWALRYDPLHRPTPHIPAGCAFATVTRDADQIFYIRESSQREVVSWDNRLGSVVDYLALSAEVCCMELAQHKRLLMCGLTTGTVLIYPLDLPQETLCIPPPENFSRVLCLAVSSQEKYLAVAHEDAVCLFEITTRDNFPTVDGPMDRFSLPLLLSPLSSMALLNDRRLLYGTQGGEVMVYDFSCRISSTLDPHSSRVTCVTVSNWGTHALVGSEDAVQRLWALNPLVLDHTMEYNGFFFEGVLCTAFSESDQFVFTGSQDRTVKVWSVSTGNLLRVQYVYSPVVRMVTYRNGFVALSQHGAVIKEVFRCPDPLSPDYNPLKKVKARYRVISRQKNPSELKSSTSDVQDYNPAQFDLNVISMLKVQPSSTCVLL, from the exons ATGGAGGGAACGTGTGCATCCGAGAAGATCACCGGACGGAGCCTGCAGGACTTCCTGAGGGGACAGAGAATCCAGACCACTGGGTCAAACATGATCCGGGTTTTCATCAGCTCCACGTTCACAG ACATGAGCAGCGAGAGGAAGGTGTTGCTGGAGAGAGCGTTCCCGCAAGTGCAGGCCTTCTGTCGCTCCCTGGGGTTGCTGTTTGAG GCTGTGGATCTGCGATGGGGTCTCAGAAGCATCACACCTGGGGACCATGAGGCCTGTGAGGTCTTCATAGAGGAAATTGAGAGGTGCAGGAGGCTCTCTGCCGGACCTTCTTTTGTT GCACTGCTGGGGAACAGGTACGGACACCGGGCGCTTCCTCTTGTGATCCCAGAGAAGCTACTGGAGGTCCTCCTGGCCACGCTTTCCAAAAGCCCCGACGGGGTCAAGCACCTGACTCAGTGGTTCTGGAAGGATGAGAATGCCATTCCGCCCGTCTACGTCCTGCAGCCCATCTCGACTCATTTCAGCCACTACAGCGACCTCCGACCTGAGAGCGCGATGCACCGCGAGCAGGACGTGACATTGTGGCGTCTGGCCGAAACTCAGCTGCTGAAACTCCTACGATCGGCCGCCTCGGACGCCGAAGCGGCAGGTGACATCACCGTCGAGCAGAAACAAGTGTTCTTCACATCCG TTTTAGAGCGTGAGTTTGATCTGGGCTTATCAAATAAAGATGGGAAACCTCCCGCTCTCCTATTTGTCCGAGAGATCCCAAAACAGAGAGTCCGAGATGGCCCCAAACGACTTGCCAAGTTCATGGACGTGACCCTCGATGGACTGTTGGATATGGAAGCGCAAGGTCTTCTCGCCAACCTCAAGTCTCGCCTCTACACTGACTCTAAAAACATCCTCAACCTGCATTGTGTGGAGCTCAACAAAGGCAGCATCGACCCGAAACGGAAGGAGCATGTCCAGTACCTGGACAGCTTCTGTGAGGATTTTGTGTCTCAGATGAAGTCCAGGATTGAAGCAGGGTTCGGCCGTGCTGAGGGACCCAGGTGGGGAAACATGGAAGAGAACGGCGAAGGTGTGGCAGACAGGTTGGTGGAGGAAGTGGGATGGCACATGTCTCTGTGCTCGGAGCTGTGCAGGGGTCTTCATGGAAGAGAGGGTCTTCTAGGGAAACTGTGTCTGGCGATGTGGGAGTCCACCAACAGTCGTCACAGCCCTCTGGTTGTCCACGGAGGTGCTGGCATGGGCAAGAGCGCACTGCTGTGTAAGCTAGCTCAGGAAATGCAAACCGTGCTGGAGGCCAAGACAATAGTGGTGATCAGGCTCCTGTCAATTGGTGACCCTCAAAGACCAGATGTGGATGTGCTCCTCCGCAGCATCTGCTCTCAGATCTGTCTTACCTGCGGTCTAGTGCCACCGTCCTGTCGAACAGCAAACACCCACCTGGATCTTGTCGGTTTCTTCCACGATACTCTGGAGCAGGTCTCTCAGCGAGGACAGTCCCTGCTCATCATCCTGGACTCCATCGACCTGCTGTCTGAGCACCATCACGGACACAAGCTGCACTGGATGCCCAACAGTGTGCCCCCCAACATCCACCTGGTGGTCTCCATGGACACCAACAGCGAGGTGTTTGTGAACGTTCGGCTGAAGTTGAAGACGTTGGATGGCTTTTTTGAAGTGGAGCGTCTGAGCCGAGATGAAGGAAACCTCATCACGGACTCATATTTGAGAGCGTACCGGCGAACTCTGACCTCGGAACAGAGAGAGGCGGTCCTTCAGCGCTTCGATGCCACAGGCAGCCCCCTCCACCTCACACTCATGCTCTTCGTTGCCAAGCGCTGGGCGTCAACCACCCCGATCAAAGACCTCCACCTGGGAGCCAACGTTCAGGAGATGGTTTCCCAGTTCTTTGTGATGATGGAGGAAAAACATGGGCGAGAGCTGGTGGGCGGAGCTTTGGGCTACATTGCATTATCAAG AGACGGCCTGCTGGAGGCGGAGCTGCGAGACATCTTGTCCCTGGACAACGACATCCTCAGTGAGGTGTACAAGTACTCTCTCCCTCCAACGCCGTCGCTGATCAGATTCCCGCCGCTGATCCTCGCCTGTATGCGAAAGGACCTGGACGACCTGTTGGAAGAGCGCTGGAGATGCGGAGTGGCCGCTCTCACACTGAAGAGCAG ACGTGTGCGTGAAGCGGTGTGCGCCAGGTACCTGACGTCCGAGCGGCGGGGGAAGAGCCTCAGTACTCTGGCAGAGTATTTCCAGGGTCGATGGTCTGGGAAACTGAAGCCTGTGTCTCTACCTGGACTGTCCCTGCTCCTGTCTGACAGAAAG GTTCCCCCACAGCCCTTGTGGTTTGCTCCCGGTTTGGTCAACGTCAGGAAGCTCCAGGAGCTGCCACATCATCTGCTGCACGCTGGTCTGTGGGAGGAGCTCCGACAAGATGTCATCA GCAGCGCCGAGTGGCTCTATTGTAAGAGCAAGCTGTGCGGAGTGGCCAGCGTGATCCACGACCTGGACCACAGCTCCCGCTACATGGACTGTGCCGAGACCGGACTGATTCGCGACACTCTGCTGCTGATCAAACCAAGTCTGGACTACTTGGACGGTCACATGG ACATGGTGTTTTTCTTCTCGGAGCTGCTGGCCAGACTCTCCTCCCTGGCCACTCCCTTCCCTTCAATGATTGGCCGGCTGTGCAGTCAGTGTGAGGAGTGGCTGCTAACATGTTCAGAACCGATCCTCATCCCCAAGTGCAGTTTCCTACCGGCGGCGGGGGGGGCGCTGCAGCACACAATGAATGGACCGCACACAG GTGTGCTTTGTCTGGATCTGAGCGTGGAAGCCAAACTCCTGGTTGTCGGGTCGGAAGATGGGCTTATTGCAGTCTGGAGCCTTGCCGACCGGTTCCTGATCCAGGTCCTACGGGGTCACACAG CCGCCGTCCTGTGTCTGAAGCTCACCGATGGCGCCACCAACTGCCTCTCACTGTCCGCCGACGGCTCTCTGAGGAGGTGGAGCTTAAATGACGGTCAGCAACTGCTCTGTATTCAGGAGGCGGTGTCCGTTGACCCTGTCCCAACTTGGGTTCACCTCCACCATTTGGGCCAGCTGCTTTGTGTCCACACCAGGACCGAG GCAAAAATCTTGCAGCTAGACAGTGGTCTTGTCCTCAACCACCTGGAGGGCTCGGAGGTTTTGGGAGTCCTGAACGACTCGGTGTTCGTCCTGTCCAACTATGGTCGTGTCACAATCACCAACCTCAACAACAAGACTTTGGACGTCCACCTGGAGAACTGCCATGGAAGTGTGACGCCTGCTGCGAGCGTGACGCTTCCGAGACGAGGGAAGGTGTTCGTCGTTTCAAAGGAAGGAGTTCTGTACCAG atctccagcagggggcgtcacACCACTTCCGAGTTTCCCCTGATTCCGTCTCTACTTTCAGTGAGCCAAGAAGAAAAAATCCTGCTGGCAG GCAGCGATCAAACCCTCAGCCTCTTCAACATCAACAGTGATTCGGTGGACAAGTTCCTGAACCTGCAGCATGACGACGTGGTCCTGTCAGCTCAAGTCACTGCTGACTGCAGACAGCTGGTGTCGGGCGCTGCAGATCAACTCATACGG ATCTGGTCCGTGACCACCGGAGCTCTGCTGGactgtctgtgtggctccaACGTGCCCGTCACCAGTTTGTTTTTGTACGATGGCTTCatcctctctgcctcctcctcggATTCCTGCGTCCACATGTGGGCTCTCAGGTACGACCCCCTCCACAGACCCACCCCGCACATCCCCGCCGGTTGCGCTTTTGCCACCGTCACCAGAGACGCAGACCAGATTTTCTACATCCGAGAGTCGAGTCAGAGGGAAGTGGTGAGCTGGGACAACAGACTTG GGTCTGTGGTGGACTACCTGGCTCTGTCTGCGGAGGTCTGCTGCATGGAGCTGGCTCAGCACAAGCGCTTGCTCATGTGTGGCTTGACCACCGGAACTGTCCTCATCTACCCACTAGACCTTCCCCAGGAGACTTTGTGCATCCCACCCCCAGAGAACTTCTCCAGGGTCCTCTGCCTGGCAGTCAGTTCGCAGGAGAAGTACCTAGCTGTTGCCCATGAGGACGCGGTCTGTCTTTTTGAGATCACAACCCGAGACAATTTCCCAACGGTGGACGGCCCGATGGACCGATTCTCTCTGCCTCTACTACTGAGCCCCCTCTCCTCCATGGCTCTGCTCAATGACCGTCGGCTACTGTATGGAACGCAAGGCGGGGAGGTAATGGTCTACGACTTCAGCTGTCGAATCAGCTCCACTCTGGACCCCCACAGTAGCAGAGTGACCTGCGTGACAGTCAGTAACTGGGGCACTCACGCACTCGTTGGCTCAGAGGACGCCGTCCAGAG